In a single window of the Leifsonia sp. 1010 genome:
- the tsf gene encoding translation elongation factor Ts: protein MANISIADIKALREQLGTGMVDTKKALEEAGGDIEKATEILRLKGAKGNAKRADRSTSEGLVAAKENGNGTATMIELACETDFVAKGDKFIALSEKVLDAAAAAGATTVEEALAAPAGSQTVAELIGDEAAILGEKVELRRIAVVNGEHFAIYLHKTSKDLPPQVGVVLGYTGDDAETARSIAQHISFANPTYLNREDVPAEEVENERRIVEEISRNEGKPEAALPKIIEGRLGAYFKQVALLEQEYARDNKLTITQVVKDAGLTITGFARFKVGA from the coding sequence ATGGCAAACATCAGCATCGCCGACATCAAGGCTCTCCGTGAGCAGCTCGGCACCGGCATGGTCGACACCAAGAAGGCCCTCGAGGAGGCCGGTGGCGACATCGAGAAGGCCACCGAGATCCTGCGCCTGAAGGGTGCGAAGGGCAACGCGAAGCGTGCCGACCGCTCCACCAGCGAGGGCCTCGTCGCCGCCAAGGAGAACGGCAACGGCACCGCCACCATGATCGAGCTCGCGTGCGAGACCGACTTCGTGGCGAAGGGCGACAAGTTCATCGCCCTGTCCGAGAAGGTTCTCGACGCGGCCGCGGCCGCCGGCGCCACCACCGTCGAGGAGGCCCTCGCGGCCCCCGCCGGCAGCCAGACCGTCGCCGAGCTCATCGGTGACGAGGCCGCCATCCTCGGCGAGAAGGTGGAGCTCCGCCGCATCGCCGTCGTGAACGGCGAGCACTTCGCGATCTACCTGCACAAGACCTCCAAGGACCTGCCGCCGCAGGTCGGTGTCGTCCTCGGTTACACCGGTGACGACGCGGAGACCGCCCGCAGCATCGCGCAGCACATCTCGTTCGCGAACCCGACCTACCTCAACCGCGAGGACGTCCCGGCCGAAGAGGTCGAGAACGAGCGTCGCATCGTCGAGGAGATCTCGCGCAACGAGGGCAAGCCGGAGGCCGCGCTCCCGAAGATCATCGAGGGTCGCCTCGGCGCCTACTTCAAGCAGGTCGCCCTGCTCGAGCAGGAGTACGCGCGCGACAACAAGCTGACCATCACCCAGGTGGTGAAGGATGCGGGCCTGACCATCACCGGTTTCGCCCGGTTCAAGGTCGGCGCGTAA
- the pyrH gene encoding UMP kinase, with product MSAATQRHPSQRRRVLLKLSGEAFGGGQLGVNPDIVSSIAREIAQAAQDVEIAIVVGGGNFFRGAELSQRGMDRGRADYMGMLGTVMNSLALQDFLEQAGAETRVQSAISMTQVAEPYIPRRAERHLEKGRVVIFGAGAGLPYFSTDTVAAQRALEISADVVLVAKNGVDGMYDDDPRTNPDARKIDQISHQEALQQNLKAVDSTALSLCMDNGMPMRIFGIEPAGNVTAALLGAEIGTLLG from the coding sequence ATGTCGGCAGCCACCCAGAGACATCCTTCACAGCGACGCAGGGTCCTTCTCAAACTCTCCGGCGAAGCGTTCGGCGGCGGACAGCTGGGCGTCAACCCGGACATCGTCAGCAGCATCGCGCGTGAGATCGCGCAGGCCGCACAGGACGTGGAGATCGCCATCGTCGTCGGCGGAGGCAACTTCTTCCGCGGAGCCGAGCTCTCGCAGCGCGGTATGGACCGCGGCCGTGCCGACTACATGGGCATGCTCGGGACGGTCATGAACTCGCTCGCACTCCAGGACTTCCTGGAGCAGGCCGGAGCGGAGACGCGCGTCCAGTCGGCGATCTCGATGACCCAGGTCGCCGAGCCGTACATCCCGCGCCGGGCGGAGCGGCACCTCGAGAAGGGTCGGGTCGTGATCTTCGGCGCGGGCGCCGGGCTCCCGTACTTCTCGACCGACACGGTCGCCGCGCAGCGCGCGCTCGAGATCAGCGCCGACGTCGTGCTCGTCGCCAAGAACGGCGTCGACGGCATGTACGACGACGACCCTCGCACGAACCCCGATGCGCGCAAGATCGACCAGATCAGCCACCAGGAGGCTCTGCAGCAGAACCTGAAGGCGGTCGACTCGACGGCGCTCAGCCTCTGCATGGACAACGGGATGCCGATGCGCATCTTCGGGATCGAGCCGGCCGGCAACGTCACGGCCGCACTTCTCGGTGCCGAGATCGGCACTCTCCTCGGCTGA
- the frr gene encoding ribosome recycling factor produces MIADVISDARQRMSKTVDAAREDFGTVSAGRANPALFQKVLVDYYGSPTPLAQLAGLQNPEARVLLVTPYDKSALKDIEKAIVNMPNLSANVGNDGEIVRVTLPELTEDRRKEFVKIVRGKGEDAKVALRNIRRRSKDDLDALKGEVGDDELARAEKELEAITRTHVDAVDEALKRKEAELLEV; encoded by the coding sequence GTGATCGCGGATGTGATTTCCGATGCCCGTCAGCGCATGAGCAAGACCGTGGACGCGGCGAGGGAGGACTTCGGCACCGTGAGCGCGGGCCGGGCCAACCCGGCACTGTTCCAGAAGGTGCTGGTCGACTACTACGGGTCGCCGACGCCGCTCGCGCAGCTGGCCGGTCTCCAGAACCCCGAGGCCCGCGTCCTGCTGGTCACGCCGTACGACAAGTCGGCGCTCAAGGACATCGAGAAGGCCATCGTCAACATGCCCAACCTCTCGGCCAACGTCGGCAACGACGGCGAGATCGTCCGGGTCACCCTGCCGGAGCTCACGGAGGACCGCCGCAAGGAGTTCGTCAAGATCGTTCGCGGCAAGGGCGAGGACGCCAAGGTCGCGCTGCGCAACATCCGCCGTCGGTCGAAGGACGACCTGGATGCGCTGAAGGGCGAGGTCGGCGACGACGAGCTGGCCCGCGCCGAGAAGGAGCTCGAGGCCATCACGCGCACCCACGTCGACGCGGTCGACGAGGCTCTGAAGCGCAAGGAAGCCGAACTCCTCGAGGTCTAG
- a CDS encoding phosphatidate cytidylyltransferase, with protein MTDESPGAPTPGAPTPGAPTPANPVPATPAPGGPPSAEPPAVLPVDTADLHGRRGKARSREEFRAQVQATRADFERQVQARKAQLDATNERIAERTGRNLILAIVIGLAVGALVLVSLIFIKELFLVFGMAMAGFASFELAQAFRGAGRRVPRIPTVIAAVGIVPATFFLHAGGMLVALSAGIVLVVVWRLVEELVVPASRRSAGALGRDLLWAVFAQLYVSLLASFVILLLAEPGGEWWVLAFLILVVSVDTGAYVSGLSWGKHPMAPTISPKKTWEGFAGAAAAAIIAGVLLSVFMLGEVWWFGIVFGVVLLLTATAGDLAESLIKRDLGIKDMSSWLPGHGGFLDRLDSILPSAAATYVLFLIFR; from the coding sequence ATGACCGACGAGAGCCCCGGAGCGCCGACGCCGGGAGCGCCGACGCCGGGAGCGCCGACGCCGGCGAACCCGGTCCCGGCGACGCCGGCACCCGGCGGCCCGCCGTCCGCGGAGCCGCCCGCCGTGCTGCCCGTCGACACGGCGGATCTGCACGGTCGCCGGGGCAAGGCACGCTCGCGGGAGGAGTTCCGCGCCCAGGTGCAGGCCACCCGCGCCGACTTCGAGCGTCAGGTGCAGGCCCGCAAGGCGCAGCTCGACGCCACGAACGAACGGATCGCCGAGCGCACGGGCCGCAACCTGATCCTCGCGATCGTGATCGGCCTCGCCGTCGGCGCGCTCGTCCTGGTCAGCCTGATCTTCATCAAGGAGCTCTTCCTGGTGTTCGGGATGGCGATGGCCGGGTTCGCCAGCTTCGAGCTGGCGCAGGCGTTCCGCGGGGCCGGACGCCGCGTGCCGCGCATCCCGACCGTGATCGCCGCGGTTGGTATCGTCCCGGCGACGTTCTTCCTGCACGCGGGGGGCATGCTCGTCGCTCTCTCCGCCGGGATCGTGCTGGTCGTGGTCTGGCGGCTGGTGGAGGAGCTGGTCGTGCCCGCCTCCCGGCGCAGCGCAGGCGCACTCGGCCGCGACCTGCTGTGGGCGGTCTTCGCCCAGTTGTACGTGAGCCTGCTGGCCAGCTTCGTCATCCTGCTCCTGGCGGAGCCGGGCGGCGAGTGGTGGGTGCTCGCGTTCCTCATCCTCGTCGTCTCGGTCGACACCGGCGCCTACGTGAGCGGTCTGTCGTGGGGCAAGCACCCGATGGCGCCGACCATCAGCCCGAAGAAGACGTGGGAGGGCTTCGCCGGCGCTGCCGCCGCGGCCATCATCGCGGGCGTTCTGCTCTCGGTGTTCATGCTGGGCGAGGTCTGGTGGTTCGGCATCGTCTTCGGCGTCGTCCTGCTGCTGACCGCTACCGCCGGCGACCTCGCCGAGTCGCTCATCAAGCGCGATCTGGGCATCAAGGACATGAGCTCGTGGTTGCCCGGCCACGGCGGTTTCCTCGACCGGCTCGACTCGATCCTGCCGTCGGCGGCGGCCACCTACGTCCTGTTCCTCATCTTCCGATGA
- a CDS encoding DivIVA domain-containing protein, whose amino-acid sequence MSTFPRSPKSKPGYDVEQVDEFLKLARRAYDADEDAPSLTAADIRHAAFSMAKGGYSTTHVDAALERLEDAFAAREREAVRSRQGDASWFEEARTTAQVVLNRLDRPLGHRFDRVSFLTLGYNRNDVDRFANRLVRYFQDGRPMSVEEVRTVTFREQRGGYREVQVDLLLDSVTDVMLAVR is encoded by the coding sequence GTGAGCACCTTCCCCCGCAGCCCCAAGTCCAAGCCGGGCTATGACGTCGAACAGGTGGATGAGTTCCTCAAGCTGGCGCGCCGGGCGTACGACGCCGACGAGGATGCGCCCTCGCTGACGGCCGCCGACATCCGTCACGCGGCGTTCTCGATGGCCAAGGGCGGCTATTCGACCACGCACGTCGATGCGGCGCTGGAGCGCCTGGAGGACGCGTTCGCGGCCCGCGAGCGCGAGGCTGTCCGCAGCCGTCAGGGTGACGCCTCGTGGTTCGAGGAAGCGCGCACGACCGCCCAGGTCGTCCTGAACCGCCTCGACCGTCCGCTCGGGCACCGGTTCGACCGCGTCAGCTTCCTCACGCTCGGCTACAACCGCAACGACGTCGACCGGTTCGCGAACCGGCTGGTGCGGTATTTCCAGGACGGCCGTCCGATGAGCGTCGAGGAGGTCCGGACGGTCACGTTCCGCGAGCAGCGCGGCGGATACCGTGAGGTCCAGGTCGATCTCCTGCTCGACAGTGTCACCGACGTCATGCTGGCGGTTCGCTGA
- a CDS encoding lytic transglycosylase domain-containing protein: MGRRAAAAEIVPLTPANPVGVAFKRSRRPHIRSRAALLGFAFTAAVGFALVNVVDPFSGTTTTPAYAESLQEIPTTQRYDGAPTQNLTAPDAAGQTITRDAVTVKEKPKPTPTPTPTPTPSAKKSSSSGGSAPTAPIPSAGTAKDIGYQMMQARGWGDDQWGCLDTLWSHESGWRVNASNPSGAYGIPQALPGSKMGPGWETDASVQINWGLGYIAGRYGTPCGAWGVWQSQGWY; this comes from the coding sequence GTGGGTAGACGAGCAGCAGCAGCAGAGATCGTGCCGCTGACTCCGGCCAACCCGGTCGGCGTCGCGTTCAAGCGATCCCGGCGACCGCACATCCGGTCGCGGGCGGCCCTTCTGGGGTTCGCATTCACCGCCGCCGTGGGTTTCGCGCTGGTGAACGTGGTCGATCCGTTCTCGGGCACGACCACTACGCCGGCCTACGCGGAATCGCTACAGGAGATCCCCACCACCCAGCGCTACGACGGCGCTCCCACGCAGAATCTGACGGCTCCGGATGCGGCGGGCCAGACCATCACGCGCGATGCGGTCACGGTCAAGGAGAAACCGAAGCCCACTCCGACGCCGACCCCGACGCCGACGCCGTCGGCCAAGAAGTCGTCCTCCAGCGGCGGGTCGGCCCCGACCGCGCCCATCCCGAGTGCCGGCACGGCCAAGGACATCGGCTACCAGATGATGCAGGCGCGCGGCTGGGGCGACGACCAGTGGGGCTGCCTCGACACCCTGTGGAGCCACGAGTCCGGCTGGCGCGTCAACGCGTCGAATCCGAGCGGCGCGTACGGCATCCCGCAGGCGCTGCCCGGCAGCAAGATGGGGCCGGGCTGGGAGACCGACGCGTCGGTGCAGATCAACTGGGGCCTCGGCTACATCGCCGGCCGCTACGGCACGCCGTGCGGCGCCTGGGGCGTGTGGCAGAGCCAGGGCTGGTACTGA
- a CDS encoding alpha/beta hydrolase, whose translation MTTENVTAHSTSGEPVEIRGGVELPARREDIELHTADGLTLVGELATPVDREPVATLVTLHPLPTAGGFMDSHILRKAAARLPALADVAVLRFNTRGTSSPRGRSQGSFEHGVGERFDVEAAMAFVAEGGLPHPWLLGWSFGTELALMYGREFPVDGVILLSPPLHRAKPEHLAAWSGDHRPIVALIPELDDFLRPAEAAERFRPLPQIELVDVEGGKHLWVGENQTRRVLTEIVQRINPGALPLPTEWPPPAS comes from the coding sequence ATGACGACCGAGAACGTGACCGCGCACAGCACGAGCGGCGAGCCCGTCGAGATCCGCGGCGGGGTCGAACTGCCCGCGCGTCGTGAGGACATCGAGCTGCATACGGCCGACGGCCTCACGCTGGTCGGCGAACTGGCGACCCCCGTCGACCGCGAGCCGGTGGCCACACTCGTGACGCTCCATCCGCTCCCGACGGCCGGCGGCTTCATGGACTCGCACATCCTCCGCAAGGCCGCCGCCCGGTTGCCCGCGCTGGCCGACGTCGCCGTGCTGCGGTTCAATACGCGCGGCACCTCCTCGCCGCGCGGTCGCAGCCAGGGCAGCTTCGAGCACGGTGTCGGCGAGCGATTCGACGTCGAGGCGGCGATGGCGTTCGTCGCCGAGGGCGGGCTCCCGCATCCCTGGCTCCTCGGCTGGTCGTTCGGCACGGAACTCGCCCTCATGTACGGGCGCGAGTTCCCCGTCGACGGGGTCATCCTGCTGTCTCCGCCGTTGCATCGGGCGAAGCCGGAGCATCTCGCTGCGTGGTCGGGGGACCATCGCCCGATCGTGGCGCTCATCCCGGAGCTCGACGACTTCCTGCGTCCGGCCGAGGCTGCCGAGCGGTTCCGTCCGCTGCCGCAGATCGAGCTGGTGGACGTCGAGGGCGGGAAGCACCTCTGGGTGGGGGAGAACCAGACCCGGCGCGTCCTCACCGAGATCGTGCAGCGCATCAACCCCGGTGCTCTGCCGCTGCCGACCGAATGGCCGCCGCCCGCTTCCTAG
- a CDS encoding AI-2E family transporter, whose amino-acid sequence MKIQNPFRLGLIGALGVGLGILILSAITSLATIITYIGAALFLALGIEPLISFLERRKFPRWLALVVALVVIIGAFIGLIWAIVPVAISQATQLVQNTITWVNNGDAEKWFLSLQHQFPGIVNQQNIDAVTEWLQKNLPDITSKVLQTGVGIVQGVFGVIIVVILTIYFTASLPAIKRSAYQLVPASRRARFADLGDQITDSVGKYVMGQVLLALVNGILSAIFLTVIGAKFPILLASIAFFFSLIPLVGTITGSVIIVAVCFLSGTPTAIAAAIYYLIYMQVEAYVLSPRIMNRAVSVPGALVVVAALAGGTLLGILGALVAIPFAAAILLIVKQVVIPRQNEL is encoded by the coding sequence ATGAAGATCCAGAACCCGTTCCGCCTCGGCCTCATCGGCGCCCTCGGAGTCGGGCTCGGGATCCTCATCCTCAGTGCGATCACCAGCCTCGCGACGATCATCACGTACATCGGTGCCGCGCTGTTCCTGGCGCTCGGCATCGAGCCGCTGATCTCGTTCCTCGAGCGCCGCAAGTTCCCGCGCTGGCTGGCGCTGGTCGTCGCTCTCGTGGTCATCATCGGCGCCTTCATCGGCCTGATCTGGGCGATCGTCCCGGTCGCGATCAGCCAGGCCACCCAGCTCGTCCAGAACACCATCACCTGGGTGAACAACGGCGACGCCGAGAAGTGGTTCCTCAGCCTCCAGCATCAATTCCCTGGGATCGTCAACCAGCAGAACATCGACGCCGTCACTGAGTGGCTGCAGAAGAACCTGCCGGACATCACGTCGAAGGTGCTGCAGACCGGTGTCGGAATCGTGCAGGGCGTGTTCGGCGTCATCATCGTCGTCATCCTGACCATCTACTTCACGGCTTCGCTGCCCGCGATCAAACGCTCCGCATACCAGCTCGTGCCCGCCTCCCGCCGGGCCCGGTTCGCCGACCTGGGCGACCAGATCACCGACTCCGTCGGCAAGTACGTCATGGGGCAGGTCCTGCTGGCCCTCGTCAACGGCATCCTGAGCGCGATCTTCCTGACGGTGATCGGCGCGAAGTTCCCCATCCTGCTCGCGTCGATCGCGTTCTTCTTCTCGTTGATCCCGCTGGTCGGAACGATCACCGGTTCCGTCATCATCGTCGCGGTCTGCTTCCTGTCCGGAACGCCGACCGCAATCGCCGCGGCGATCTACTACCTGATCTACATGCAGGTGGAGGCGTACGTGCTCAGCCCGCGCATCATGAACCGCGCGGTCTCCGTTCCCGGCGCCCTCGTCGTCGTCGCCGCCCTCGCCGGCGGCACGCTGCTCGGCATCCTCGGAGCGCTCGTCGCGATCCCGTTCGCGGCGGCCATCCTGCTGATCGTCAAGCAGGTCGTCATCCCGCGTCAGAACGAGCTCTGA
- a CDS encoding DivIVA domain-containing protein, translating into MATDESNFTQVFRGYDKDEVDKALQELRRELIKSNTQSAESAKEIKRLQARIEDLNAEIEEVGSPTYSGLGTKLENTLRVAEEQSTRLIAQADIDAEKLRAGVAAEIEKVKKAAAAQAERILADAQARATTLLEDAQIESGELLAKTRSDKETLLNDAMREAAAIRGAVATEAAELRATSKREAAAVRAEADREAAELKAVASREAEAARAEAAELDRTIAARKAELENALADDRAAFEREAAQIRLDLDKRVAETADRLAAEEAETRNALAAEAAQARADLAAEVEEQRSSLAAEAAQTRADLENEDKTTRLALATEVEQTKKALAAEVAQTQAALAAEAEQTRSALDAEVTAARSALKEEVDRTKAELADEVTRTRSALTEEVTRTKSELETEVTTTRSALENEVTSTRAALENEVTTTRSTLAEEVERTTKQLADDTLQTRTTLEKETTETRARLEADRAATAAQLAADREQTASELAAEVDSTRARLAAEADRQRRELAAEAAELRAQLASEVDAARTSLTDEIARERSSVEAELTAERARLAAEVESTTSALTAEVEQTKSALETEVTTTKAALAAEVEQTKSALETEVTTTKAALADEVERTRTELAAEVDQTTKALAAEVEQTKSALETEVTTTKAALAAEVEQTKKALAAETERTKSALAAETEETRTRLAEDVRRTTLELADQREATANELADQREQQRLELERDAERTRVALADEAQQTRVALEKETAEARAEVARETAEARTALEAEIAQRTAEFEQEAANARAALDNELTQLRTSTLEELDARTREIAQARIDLDVELKARRDEAEKEYLTRHQEAVAQTQKYLDEANVQLADAVKRTAQARSEAEAFEAEARRTVTEARKKAEETATQVIHDAEERAAALLEETEERTQRLVADAEERLAQIRIEREAVAGYFENLRGVLQQAESVTADRD; encoded by the coding sequence GTGGCCACCGACGAATCCAACTTCACGCAGGTCTTCCGCGGCTACGACAAGGACGAGGTCGACAAGGCTCTGCAGGAGCTCCGGCGCGAGCTCATCAAGTCGAACACGCAGTCCGCGGAGTCGGCGAAGGAGATCAAGCGGCTGCAGGCGCGCATCGAAGACCTCAACGCGGAGATCGAGGAGGTCGGCAGCCCCACCTACTCGGGCCTCGGCACCAAGCTCGAGAACACGCTGCGCGTCGCTGAGGAGCAGTCCACCCGTCTCATCGCCCAGGCCGACATCGACGCCGAGAAGCTGCGCGCCGGCGTCGCCGCCGAGATCGAGAAGGTCAAGAAGGCTGCCGCGGCGCAGGCCGAGCGCATCCTGGCCGACGCCCAGGCCCGCGCCACCACCCTGCTGGAGGACGCGCAGATCGAGTCGGGCGAGCTGCTCGCCAAGACCCGCTCCGACAAGGAGACCCTGCTCAACGACGCCATGCGCGAGGCAGCGGCCATCCGCGGCGCCGTCGCGACGGAGGCCGCCGAGCTGCGCGCCACCAGCAAGCGCGAGGCGGCAGCCGTCCGTGCCGAGGCCGACCGCGAGGCGGCGGAGCTCAAGGCGGTCGCGTCCCGCGAGGCCGAGGCTGCGCGCGCGGAGGCGGCCGAACTCGACCGCACCATCGCCGCCCGGAAGGCGGAGCTCGAGAACGCCCTCGCCGACGACCGCGCCGCGTTCGAGCGCGAGGCCGCGCAGATCCGTCTCGACCTCGACAAGCGCGTGGCCGAGACCGCCGACCGGCTCGCGGCCGAGGAGGCCGAGACCCGCAACGCATTGGCCGCCGAGGCCGCCCAGGCACGCGCCGACCTGGCCGCCGAGGTCGAGGAGCAGCGCTCCTCCCTCGCCGCGGAGGCCGCGCAGACCCGCGCCGACCTCGAGAACGAGGACAAGACGACGCGCCTCGCTCTGGCCACGGAGGTCGAGCAGACGAAGAAGGCGCTCGCAGCGGAGGTGGCTCAGACTCAGGCCGCCCTCGCGGCCGAGGCCGAGCAGACGCGTTCGGCCCTCGACGCCGAGGTGACCGCTGCGCGGAGCGCACTGAAGGAGGAGGTCGACCGCACGAAGGCGGAGCTCGCCGACGAGGTCACCCGCACGCGTTCCGCCCTGACCGAAGAGGTCACGCGGACGAAGTCGGAGCTCGAGACCGAGGTCACCACCACCCGATCGGCGCTCGAGAACGAGGTGACCTCCACGCGCGCCGCGCTCGAGAACGAGGTCACCACGACCCGATCCACCCTCGCAGAAGAGGTCGAGCGGACCACCAAGCAGCTCGCCGACGACACCCTCCAGACCCGCACCACCCTGGAGAAGGAGACGACGGAGACGCGGGCACGGCTGGAAGCCGACCGCGCCGCGACCGCGGCCCAGCTGGCCGCCGACCGCGAGCAGACGGCCAGCGAACTGGCCGCCGAGGTCGACAGCACGCGCGCCCGCCTGGCCGCGGAGGCCGACCGTCAGCGCCGCGAGCTGGCGGCCGAGGCCGCCGAACTGCGGGCGCAGCTCGCCTCCGAAGTGGATGCCGCACGCACCTCGCTCACCGACGAGATCGCTCGCGAGCGCAGCTCCGTCGAGGCCGAGCTCACCGCCGAGCGCGCCCGCCTGGCCGCGGAGGTCGAGTCGACCACCTCCGCCCTCACCGCTGAGGTCGAGCAGACGAAGTCCGCCCTCGAGACCGAGGTCACCACGACCAAGGCCGCACTCGCCGCCGAGGTCGAGCAGACGAAGTCGGCCCTCGAGACCGAGGTCACCACCACGAAGGCCGCCCTGGCGGACGAGGTGGAGCGGACCAGGACCGAGCTCGCGGCCGAGGTCGACCAGACCACGAAGGCGCTCGCCGCCGAGGTCGAGCAGACGAAGTCGGCCCTCGAGACCGAGGTCACCACCACGAAGGCCGCACTCGCCGCCGAGGTCGAGCAGACGAAGAAGGCCCTCGCCGCCGAGACCGAGCGGACGAAGTCCGCGCTCGCGGCCGAGACGGAGGAGACACGCACCCGCCTCGCGGAGGACGTGCGCCGGACGACACTGGAGCTCGCCGACCAGCGTGAGGCGACCGCGAACGAGCTCGCCGACCAGCGCGAGCAGCAGCGGCTGGAGCTCGAGCGCGACGCGGAGCGCACCCGCGTCGCCCTTGCCGACGAGGCCCAGCAGACGAGGGTCGCCCTCGAGAAGGAGACCGCGGAAGCCCGCGCCGAGGTCGCCCGTGAGACCGCCGAGGCCCGCACGGCGCTCGAGGCCGAGATCGCCCAGCGCACGGCCGAGTTCGAGCAGGAGGCGGCGAACGCCCGCGCCGCACTCGACAACGAGCTCACGCAGCTGCGCACCTCCACCCTGGAGGAACTGGATGCGCGTACGCGCGAGATCGCGCAGGCCCGCATCGACCTGGACGTCGAGCTGAAGGCGCGCCGCGACGAGGCCGAGAAGGAGTACCTCACGCGGCACCAGGAGGCCGTCGCCCAGACGCAGAAGTACCTCGACGAGGCCAACGTGCAGCTTGCGGACGCCGTCAAGCGCACCGCCCAGGCCCGTTCCGAAGCCGAGGCGTTCGAGGCGGAGGCCCGTCGCACGGTCACCGAGGCCAGGAAGAAGGCCGAAGAGACCGCCACGCAGGTCATCCACGACGCCGAGGAGCGGGCCGCGGCTCTGCTCGAGGAGACGGAGGAGCGCACACAACGCCTCGTGGCGGACGCGGAAGAGCGCCTCGCCCAGATTAGGATTGAGCGCGAGGCTGTGGCCGGGTACTTCGAGAACCTGCGCGGCGTCCTTCAGCAGGCCGAAAGTGTGACTGCCGACCGCGACTGA
- a CDS encoding tetratricopeptide repeat protein: MSNVPPPPTNLRGAVDLSSLVNRPPAGEAPAGQPPAGAITLPSLFFEGTDANFNDFIDLSMRVPVVVDLGTERSDQWKQFTAVLDRVIAGFGGRLVLVKVDVDANPQLAQAFQAQSVPAVAALVAGRPVQLFVGALPESQIADVFEQLLQLAAQNGVTDTVTVEGGAAPDADAAAAEPAPEPPLPPLHAEAYDAIERGDYEGAIRAYKTAIAQDPRDTLAVAGLAQVSLLARLSGHTADELRSAGAQAPDDVDAQLGVADLDISGGHIDDAFDRLLTLFPKLDASGKETVRTRILEYFEIVGVDDPRVGKARARLASLLY, translated from the coding sequence ATGAGCAATGTCCCGCCGCCGCCCACCAACCTGCGCGGAGCTGTCGATCTGAGCTCCCTGGTCAACCGGCCCCCGGCAGGCGAGGCCCCGGCCGGGCAGCCGCCCGCGGGTGCGATCACCCTTCCGAGCCTCTTCTTCGAGGGCACGGACGCGAACTTCAACGACTTCATCGACCTGTCGATGCGGGTGCCGGTCGTCGTCGACCTCGGCACCGAGCGGTCCGACCAGTGGAAGCAGTTCACCGCCGTCCTCGACCGCGTGATCGCCGGCTTCGGCGGGCGTCTGGTGCTGGTGAAGGTGGATGTGGATGCCAACCCGCAGCTGGCGCAGGCGTTCCAGGCCCAGTCCGTGCCCGCGGTCGCCGCGCTCGTGGCCGGGCGACCCGTCCAGCTCTTCGTCGGCGCCCTGCCGGAGTCGCAGATCGCGGACGTGTTCGAGCAGCTTTTGCAGCTCGCCGCGCAGAACGGCGTGACCGACACCGTGACCGTCGAGGGCGGAGCGGCCCCCGACGCCGACGCTGCGGCGGCGGAGCCTGCACCGGAGCCGCCGCTCCCTCCGCTGCACGCCGAGGCGTACGACGCGATCGAGCGGGGCGACTACGAGGGCGCGATCCGCGCATACAAGACCGCGATCGCGCAGGACCCGCGCGACACCCTTGCGGTGGCCGGCCTCGCGCAGGTGAGCCTCCTGGCGCGCCTGAGCGGGCACACGGCGGACGAACTCCGTTCGGCCGGAGCCCAGGCGCCCGACGACGTGGATGCGCAGCTCGGCGTGGCCGACCTCGACATCTCGGGCGGCCACATCGACGACGCCTTCGACCGCCTGCTCACGCTCTTCCCGAAGCTCGACGCGAGCGGCAAGGAGACCGTTCGCACGCGCATCCTCGAGTATTTCGAGATCGTCGGCGTCGACGACCCTCGTGTCGGCAAGGCGAGGGCTAGGCTGGCCTCGCTGCTGTACTGA